In a genomic window of Mycolicibacterium neoaurum VKM Ac-1815D:
- the uvrB gene encoding excinuclease ABC subunit UvrB has translation MAFATEHPVLAQSEYRPAADAVDGIVRSGGKFEVVSEYQPAGDQPAAIDDLERRVRAGERDIVLLGATGTGKSATTAWLIERLQRPTLVMAPNKTLAAQLANELREMLPHNAVEYFVSYYDYYQPEAYIAQTDTYIEKDSSINDDVERLRHSATSSLLSRRDVVVVASVSCIYGLGTPQSYLDRSVELKVGDDVPRDGLLRLLVDVQYDRNDISFTRGSFRVRGDTVEIIPAYEELAIRIEFFGDEVEALYYLHPLTGDVVRKVDSVRIFPATHYVAGPDRMAVAISSIEAELEERLAELEGQGKLLEAQRLRMRTNYDLEMMKQVGFCSGIENYSRHIDGRGAGTAPATLIDYFPEDFLLVIDESHVTVPQIGGMYEGDMSRKRNLVDFGFRLPSAVDNRPLTWEEFAQRIGQTVYLSATPGNYEMAQAGGEFVEQVIRPTGLVDPQVHVKPTKGQIDDLIGEIRLRTERDERVLVTTLTKKMAEDLTDYLLEMGIRVRYLHSEVDTLRRVELLRQLRLGEYDVLVGINLLREGLDLPEVSLVAILDADKEGFLRSPRSLIQTIGRAARNVSGEVHMYADKITDSMKEAIDETERRRAKQIAYNEAHGIDPQPLRKKIADILDQVYREADDTENVEVGGSGRNSSRGRRAQGEPGRAVSAGIVEGRDTANMPRAELADLIKDLTEQMMTAARDLQFELAARIRDEIQDLKKELRGMDAAGLK, from the coding sequence ATGGCTTTTGCTACCGAACATCCTGTGCTGGCGCAGTCGGAATACCGGCCTGCCGCCGACGCCGTCGACGGCATCGTGCGCTCGGGTGGCAAGTTCGAGGTGGTCAGCGAGTACCAACCGGCGGGTGACCAGCCTGCGGCCATCGACGATCTGGAACGTCGGGTCCGCGCCGGCGAGCGTGACATCGTGTTGCTCGGCGCCACCGGCACCGGCAAATCGGCGACGACGGCCTGGCTGATCGAGCGGTTGCAGCGGCCGACACTGGTCATGGCGCCCAACAAGACCTTGGCCGCCCAGCTGGCCAACGAGTTGCGGGAAATGTTGCCGCACAATGCCGTCGAATACTTCGTTTCGTATTACGACTACTACCAACCCGAGGCGTACATCGCTCAGACGGACACCTATATCGAGAAGGACAGCTCGATCAACGACGATGTCGAGCGGCTGCGGCACTCGGCGACCTCGAGCCTGCTGTCGCGGCGCGATGTCGTGGTGGTGGCCTCGGTGTCGTGCATCTACGGTTTGGGCACCCCGCAGTCCTACCTGGATCGCTCGGTCGAGCTGAAGGTCGGCGATGATGTGCCCCGCGATGGCCTGCTGCGGCTGCTGGTCGATGTCCAGTACGACCGTAACGACATCTCGTTCACCCGTGGATCATTCCGGGTGCGTGGGGACACCGTCGAGATCATTCCCGCGTACGAAGAGTTGGCCATTCGCATCGAGTTCTTCGGTGACGAGGTGGAGGCGCTGTACTACCTGCACCCGCTGACCGGTGACGTGGTTCGCAAGGTCGATTCGGTGCGGATCTTCCCGGCCACCCACTATGTCGCGGGGCCGGACCGGATGGCCGTGGCGATCTCCAGCATCGAGGCCGAGCTCGAAGAGCGGCTGGCCGAGCTGGAAGGCCAGGGCAAGCTGCTGGAGGCGCAGCGGCTGCGGATGCGGACCAACTACGACCTGGAGATGATGAAGCAGGTCGGGTTCTGTTCGGGTATCGAGAACTACTCGCGGCATATCGATGGCCGCGGTGCGGGCACGGCCCCCGCCACCCTCATCGATTACTTCCCCGAGGACTTCCTGCTCGTCATCGACGAGTCCCATGTCACGGTGCCGCAGATCGGTGGCATGTACGAGGGCGACATGTCGCGCAAGCGCAACCTCGTCGATTTCGGGTTCCGGTTGCCGTCGGCGGTCGACAACCGGCCGCTGACCTGGGAGGAGTTCGCCCAGCGGATCGGCCAGACGGTGTATCTGTCGGCCACGCCCGGCAATTACGAGATGGCCCAGGCGGGCGGTGAGTTCGTCGAGCAGGTCATCCGCCCGACCGGGCTGGTCGACCCGCAGGTGCATGTCAAACCGACCAAGGGCCAGATCGACGATCTGATCGGCGAGATCCGGTTGCGTACCGAACGTGACGAGCGCGTGCTGGTCACGACGCTGACGAAGAAGATGGCCGAAGACCTCACCGACTACTTGTTGGAGATGGGTATCCGGGTGCGGTATCTGCACTCCGAGGTCGACACCCTGCGTCGTGTGGAGCTCCTGCGGCAGTTGCGGCTCGGCGAGTACGACGTGCTGGTCGGTATCAACCTGCTTCGTGAGGGCTTGGACCTGCCCGAGGTGTCGCTGGTGGCAATCCTCGACGCCGACAAGGAGGGCTTCCTGCGGTCGCCGCGCAGCCTAATCCAGACCATCGGCCGCGCCGCGCGCAACGTGTCCGGTGAGGTACACATGTACGCCGACAAGATCACCGACTCGATGAAAGAGGCGATCGACGAGACCGAGCGCCGCCGGGCCAAGCAGATCGCCTACAACGAGGCCCACGGCATCGACCCGCAGCCGTTGCGCAAGAAGATCGCCGACATCCTCGACCAGGTGTACCGCGAGGCCGACGATACCGAGAACGTCGAGGTGGGCGGGTCGGGCCGCAACTCCTCGCGTGGCAGGCGTGCGCAGGGTGAGCCCGGGCGCGCCGTCAGCGCCGGCATCGTGGAGGGGCGTGACACGGCGAACATGCCGCGTGCCGAGCTCGCCGATCTGATCAAGGATCTGACCGAGCAGATGATGACCGCTGCGCGCGATCTGCAGTTCGAGCTGGCAGCGCGCATCCGCGACGAGATCCAGGACCTGAAGAAGGAGCTGCGCGGCATGGATGCCGCCGGCTTGAAGTAG
- a CDS encoding DUF402 domain-containing protein — MHPPKREYFDLRAGTNTDPKGIVRDVDVFDVRPWGLYMARPAPGRDQFHYLESWLLPALNLRATIFHFNPGHERDQDFYLDIGDYTAGVDGWSAEDHYLDLIVRTGREVLLTDTDELIAAVCEQLVAPTVAERAITVATATVDGLARNGYDLDRWLAGHGVVLTWRA, encoded by the coding sequence ATGCACCCGCCCAAACGCGAATACTTCGACCTGCGCGCCGGCACCAATACCGACCCGAAGGGCATCGTGCGCGATGTCGACGTGTTCGACGTGCGCCCCTGGGGCCTCTACATGGCCCGGCCCGCCCCCGGGCGGGACCAGTTCCACTACCTGGAGTCGTGGCTGCTGCCGGCGCTGAACCTTCGCGCCACCATCTTCCACTTCAACCCGGGCCACGAACGCGACCAGGACTTCTACCTCGATATCGGGGACTACACCGCCGGCGTGGACGGGTGGTCGGCCGAAGACCACTATCTCGACCTGATCGTGCGTACCGGCCGCGAGGTGCTCCTCACCGACACCGACGAGCTGATCGCCGCGGTGTGTGAGCAGCTGGTGGCCCCGACGGTCGCGGAGCGCGCGATCACCGTCGCCACGGCGACCGTCGACGGATTGGCCCGCAACGGCTATGACCTGGACCGCTGGCTGGCCGGGCACGGTGTGGTGCTGACGTGGCGGGCGTAA
- the coaE gene encoding dephospho-CoA kinase yields the protein MLRIGLTGGIGAGKSTVSSTFSELGAIIVDGDVIAREVVEPGTEGLAALVDAFGHDILHADGPDAGALNRPALAAVAFSDENKRKTLNGIVHPLVAHRRSELIAAASEDAVIVEDIPLLVESQMAPLFPLVIIVNADVELRVARLIEYRGFSEADARARIAAQATEDQRRKVADIWLDNSGSPGALVEQARGLWHERILPFAHNLEAGRPARRDAAVVPYDASWPDQAQRILARLNTACGHRATRIDHIGSTAVPGMDAKDVIDIQVTVPSLEVADELADALRTAGYPRVDVLDADTAHSDDPSLWRKRFHASADPGRATNVHLRVQGWPNQQFALLFVDWLRANPGVRQDYLAAKRRALTAPDYAVAKEPWFLDAYRRAAEWAKTTGWSS from the coding sequence GTGCTTCGTATCGGACTGACCGGCGGTATCGGCGCCGGCAAATCGACGGTGTCCTCGACCTTCAGCGAGCTGGGCGCGATCATCGTCGACGGTGACGTCATCGCCCGCGAGGTCGTCGAACCCGGCACCGAAGGGCTGGCCGCCCTTGTCGATGCGTTCGGCCACGACATCCTGCACGCCGACGGTCCCGATGCCGGCGCCCTGAACCGTCCCGCACTGGCCGCCGTCGCGTTCAGCGACGAGAACAAGCGCAAGACACTCAACGGCATCGTCCATCCGTTGGTGGCACACCGCCGTTCGGAGCTGATCGCCGCCGCCTCCGAGGACGCCGTGATCGTCGAGGACATCCCGCTGCTCGTGGAGTCGCAGATGGCGCCGCTGTTCCCGCTGGTCATCATCGTCAACGCCGATGTCGAACTGCGAGTCGCCCGGCTCATCGAGTATCGCGGCTTCTCCGAGGCCGACGCCCGGGCCCGCATCGCCGCGCAGGCGACCGAAGACCAGCGCCGCAAGGTGGCCGATATCTGGCTGGACAACTCCGGTTCACCGGGTGCGCTCGTCGAGCAGGCCCGCGGCCTGTGGCATGAGCGCATCCTGCCGTTCGCGCACAATCTGGAGGCGGGTCGTCCCGCCCGGCGCGATGCCGCGGTCGTACCCTACGACGCGAGCTGGCCGGATCAGGCGCAGCGGATCCTCGCCCGGCTGAACACGGCCTGCGGGCATCGCGCGACCCGTATCGATCACATCGGGTCGACCGCTGTCCCCGGGATGGATGCCAAGGACGTCATCGACATCCAGGTGACGGTCCCGTCGTTGGAGGTCGCCGACGAACTGGCCGACGCGCTGCGCACGGCCGGCTATCCCAGGGTGGACGTCCTCGACGCGGACACCGCGCACAGTGACGATCCCTCGTTGTGGCGCAAGCGGTTTCACGCCTCGGCCGACCCCGGACGGGCGACCAATGTGCACCTGCGGGTGCAGGGGTGGCCCAACCAGCAGTTCGCGCTGTTGTTCGTCGACTGGCTGCGGGCCAACCCCGGTGTGCGCCAGGACTACCTGGCCGCCAAGCGGCGTGCGCTGACGGCGCCGGACTACGCCGTGGCCAAGGAGCCGTGGTTCCTCGACGCCTACCGCCGCGCCGCCGAGTGGGCGAAGACCACCGGCTGGAGCAGCTGA
- the rpsA gene encoding 30S ribosomal protein S1 produces the protein MPSPSVTSPQVAVNDIGSAEDFLAAIDKTIKYFNDGDIVEGTIVKVDRDEVLLDIGYKTEGVIPSRELSIKHDVDPNEVVSVGDEVEALVLTKEDKEGRLILSKKRAQYERAWGTIEELKEKDEAVKGTVIEVVKGGLILDIGLRGFLPASLVEMRRVRDLQPYIGKEIEAKIIELDKNRNNVVLSRRAWLEQTQSEVRSEFLNQLTKGAIRKGVVSSIVNFGAFVDLGGVDGLVHVSELSWKHIDHPSEVVTVGDEVTVEVLDVDMDRERVSLSLKATQEDPWRHFARTHAIGQIVPGKVTKLVPFGAFVRVEEGIEGLVHISELSERHVEVPDQVVQVGDDAMVKVIDIDLERRRISLSLKQANEDYTEEFDPSKYGMADSYDDAGNYIFPEGFDADTNEWLEGFDKQRTEWEARYAEAERRHKMHTAQMEKFAAAEAEEAARPSSSSSSSRSEGESAGGSLASDAQLAALREKLAGNA, from the coding sequence ATGCCAAGTCCCTCCGTCACTTCCCCGCAGGTAGCCGTCAACGACATCGGCTCCGCGGAAGACTTCCTCGCCGCTATCGACAAGACCATCAAGTACTTCAACGATGGCGACATCGTCGAAGGGACCATCGTCAAGGTGGACCGCGACGAGGTCCTGCTCGATATCGGCTACAAGACCGAAGGTGTCATCCCTTCCCGCGAACTGTCCATCAAGCACGATGTCGACCCCAATGAGGTCGTTTCCGTGGGCGATGAGGTCGAAGCCCTGGTCCTCACCAAGGAGGACAAGGAAGGCCGCCTGATCCTGTCCAAGAAGCGGGCTCAGTACGAGCGCGCCTGGGGCACCATCGAGGAGCTCAAGGAGAAGGACGAGGCCGTCAAGGGCACCGTCATCGAGGTCGTCAAGGGCGGCCTGATCCTCGACATCGGCCTGCGCGGCTTCCTGCCCGCATCGCTGGTCGAGATGCGTCGCGTCCGCGATCTGCAGCCGTACATCGGCAAGGAGATCGAGGCCAAGATCATCGAGCTCGACAAGAACCGCAACAACGTGGTTCTGAGCCGTCGCGCCTGGCTGGAGCAGACCCAGTCCGAGGTGCGCAGCGAGTTCCTCAACCAGCTCACCAAGGGCGCCATCCGCAAGGGTGTCGTGTCCTCGATCGTCAACTTCGGCGCCTTCGTCGATCTCGGCGGCGTCGACGGCCTGGTGCACGTCTCCGAGCTGTCCTGGAAGCACATCGACCACCCGTCCGAGGTCGTCACCGTGGGCGACGAGGTCACCGTCGAGGTGCTCGACGTCGACATGGACCGCGAGCGGGTTTCGCTGTCGCTCAAGGCGACTCAGGAAGACCCGTGGCGCCACTTCGCCCGCACCCACGCCATCGGCCAGATCGTGCCGGGCAAGGTCACCAAGCTGGTGCCCTTCGGTGCGTTCGTCCGCGTCGAAGAGGGCATCGAGGGCCTGGTGCACATCTCGGAGCTCTCCGAGCGCCACGTCGAGGTCCCGGACCAGGTGGTCCAGGTCGGCGACGACGCCATGGTCAAGGTCATCGACATCGACCTGGAGCGTCGCCGGATCTCGCTGAGCCTCAAGCAGGCCAACGAGGACTACACCGAGGAATTCGACCCCTCGAAGTACGGCATGGCCGACAGCTACGACGATGCGGGGAACTACATCTTCCCCGAGGGCTTCGATGCCGACACCAACGAGTGGCTCGAGGGCTTCGACAAGCAGCGCACCGAATGGGAGGCCCGGTACGCCGAGGCCGAGCGTCGGCACAAGATGCACACCGCGCAGATGGAGAAGTTCGCCGCTGCCGAGGCCGAAGAGGCTGCCCGCCCGTCGTCCTCCAGCAGCTCGTCGCGTTCCGAGGGTGAGTCGGCCGGCGGTTCGCTGGCCAGCGACGCCCAGCTGGCCGCTCTGCGGGAGAAGCTCGCAGGCAACGCCTAG
- a CDS encoding PrsW family intramembrane metalloprotease, which translates to MPALTPPSHLPIWPPTVRKVGAPLAVIIGLSVIVGLLMILLTATNPVGTAIGFVLSSIAITLVVLCYLWLDRWEPEPPRLLILAFLWGASVAIILSLVLELWADAVFIPTPGLPEGFESTALRAPIIEEAAKGLFLLIMMTGRRRHELNSLTDCLVYAGLVGAGFAWFEDILYIANSESLAGSLVTAALRLIMAPFAHSLFVSALAVGVYFALHRRNPLAKLGCIMAGYVGAVVLHAMWNGSSVISIEAYFLVYVFWMMPVFVLAIWLAVKSRHREQQVVAAKLPNMVAAGLVTANEASWLRSIRTRKLAVAEVTRYRGKAAGKAVKGFASQVVELAFVRDRIDRGFGDARVQAMLTEEAHRVHAARAATPELQYLAAYRIPGP; encoded by the coding sequence GTGCCCGCGCTGACGCCACCTTCGCACCTACCGATCTGGCCGCCGACCGTTCGCAAGGTCGGCGCCCCACTGGCGGTGATCATCGGCCTGAGCGTCATCGTCGGGCTGCTGATGATCCTGCTCACCGCGACAAACCCGGTGGGCACCGCCATCGGTTTCGTGCTGTCCAGCATCGCGATCACCCTGGTGGTGCTGTGTTATCTGTGGCTGGACCGCTGGGAGCCCGAACCCCCGCGGCTGCTGATCCTGGCCTTTCTGTGGGGCGCCTCGGTGGCCATCATCCTGTCGCTGGTCCTTGAGCTGTGGGCCGATGCCGTGTTCATCCCGACCCCGGGTCTGCCGGAGGGTTTCGAGTCGACCGCATTGCGCGCACCGATCATCGAGGAAGCCGCCAAAGGCCTGTTCCTGCTGATCATGATGACCGGCCGGCGCCGCCACGAGCTGAACTCGCTGACCGACTGCCTGGTGTACGCCGGCCTGGTCGGAGCGGGTTTCGCGTGGTTCGAGGACATCCTCTACATCGCCAACAGCGAGTCGTTGGCCGGCTCGCTGGTGACCGCCGCGCTGCGGCTGATCATGGCGCCGTTCGCCCATTCGCTGTTCGTCTCGGCGCTGGCCGTCGGGGTGTACTTCGCGCTGCACCGGCGCAACCCGCTGGCCAAGCTGGGCTGCATCATGGCCGGCTACGTCGGCGCGGTGGTGCTGCACGCGATGTGGAACGGGTCGTCGGTGATCAGCATCGAGGCGTACTTCCTGGTGTACGTGTTCTGGATGATGCCGGTGTTCGTGCTGGCGATCTGGCTGGCGGTCAAGAGCAGGCACCGCGAGCAGCAGGTGGTGGCCGCCAAGCTGCCGAACATGGTGGCCGCCGGCCTGGTGACCGCGAACGAGGCCAGCTGGCTGCGGTCCATCCGGACCCGCAAGCTGGCCGTCGCCGAGGTCACCCGATATCGCGGCAAGGCCGCGGGCAAGGCGGTGAAGGGTTTCGCCTCCCAGGTCGTGGAGCTCGCGTTCGTGCGGGACCGCATCGACCGCGGGTTCGGCGACGCCCGGGTGCAGGCGATGCTCACCGAGGAAGCCCATCGGGTGCACGCGGCGCGGGCCGCCACACCGGAACTGCAGTACCTGGCCGCCTACCGGATACCCGGTCCCTGA
- a CDS encoding threonine/serine exporter family protein — MNSDSDQQIRFLARLGAAMCAANYPVTLVRQTLDRTAARFGVRNDGIALPNHVQVVGPDGSGGTAVHGARVDADLRFDQIFPLARLVSDALAGRVSAEQGESRLDAIGAAARRYPSWVTVIGYGIQSAGLSLVLEPTFLNVLAALALGAMVGGLLVAGQRVPILAQLVPAISAFAVASICIVAALRLDLDHVGLRALIPPLAVFLPGAAITLAVIELTSRDVIAGTSRLIAGFVQIIQLAFGILIATQLLGMREDQLSSEAVNHIGPWAPWLGVAVYSLGVLLFLAPPVSFLPWLLLITYTAFTAQYAGDLLLGSYASGFCGGLALTLVALAVSRRRGAPPAITMILPGFWLLVPGSMGLIGVTELFGADGDSALPATLISMISVAFGLQAGLVCWQIVRRGRRAGLRQGPGIR, encoded by the coding sequence ATGAACTCCGACAGCGATCAGCAGATCCGCTTCCTGGCCCGGCTGGGTGCGGCCATGTGCGCTGCGAACTACCCGGTGACGCTGGTGCGCCAGACGCTCGACCGCACCGCGGCCCGGTTCGGGGTGCGCAACGACGGCATCGCGCTGCCCAATCACGTCCAGGTGGTCGGACCGGACGGCTCCGGCGGCACGGCGGTGCACGGTGCCCGGGTGGACGCCGACCTGCGGTTCGACCAGATCTTTCCGCTGGCCCGCCTGGTCTCGGATGCCCTGGCCGGCCGGGTGTCCGCCGAACAGGGTGAAAGTCGACTGGACGCCATCGGCGCGGCCGCCCGGCGTTATCCCTCCTGGGTGACCGTCATCGGCTACGGGATCCAGAGCGCTGGGTTGTCCCTGGTGCTGGAACCCACATTTCTCAACGTGCTGGCCGCGCTGGCGCTTGGTGCCATGGTCGGCGGTCTGCTGGTCGCCGGTCAGCGCGTCCCGATACTGGCCCAGTTGGTGCCCGCGATCAGTGCCTTCGCCGTCGCCTCGATCTGCATCGTGGCCGCACTGCGGCTGGACCTCGATCATGTCGGGCTGCGTGCATTGATACCGCCGCTGGCGGTGTTCCTGCCGGGCGCGGCGATCACACTCGCGGTCATCGAGCTGACCTCGCGTGATGTCATCGCCGGCACGAGCAGATTGATCGCCGGCTTCGTGCAGATCATCCAGCTGGCGTTCGGGATCCTCATCGCCACCCAGTTGCTCGGCATGCGCGAGGACCAGCTGAGCTCGGAGGCGGTCAACCACATCGGCCCGTGGGCCCCGTGGCTCGGCGTCGCCGTCTACAGCCTGGGCGTGCTGTTGTTCCTGGCACCACCGGTGTCGTTCCTGCCCTGGTTGCTGCTCATCACCTACACCGCCTTCACCGCGCAGTACGCCGGCGACCTGCTGCTCGGCAGCTACGCCAGCGGCTTTTGCGGCGGTCTGGCGCTGACGCTGGTGGCGCTGGCGGTGTCGCGACGGCGCGGCGCGCCGCCCGCGATCACCATGATCCTGCCGGGGTTCTGGTTGTTGGTTCCGGGCTCGATGGGGCTGATCGGTGTCACCGAGCTGTTCGGCGCCGACGGGGATTCTGCGCTACCGGCCACGTTGATATCGATGATCTCGGTGGCCTTCGGTCTGCAGGCCGGGCTGGTGTGCTGGCAGATCGTCCGGCGGGGCCGCCGCGCCGGCCTGCGTCAGGGACCGGGTATCCGGTAG
- the polA gene encoding DNA polymerase I produces MSPAKTESTAKNPAGDASTDGQKPTLMLLDGNSLAFRAFYALPAENFKTQGGLTTNAVYGFTAMLINLLRDEQPSHIAAAFDVSRQTFRKEKYPEYKEGRSATPDEFRGQIDITKEVLGALGITVLAEPGFEADDIIATLATQAEDAGYRVLVVTGDRDSLQLVSDDVTILYPVKGVSELTRFTPEAVAAKYGLTPAQYPDFAALRGDPSDNLPGIPGVGEKTATKWIVEHGSLQGLVDNVDKVKGKVGDALRANLSSVVLNRELTELVKNVPLPHTPDTLRMLPWDRDQIHRLFDDLEFRVLRDRLFDTLASADPEVDQGFDVRGGALAPGELAAWLAEHSLGNRFGVAVVGTHLAFDSDATALAIVANDGDGRYIDTATIHPDDEAALAAWLADPGPPKALHEAKLAMHDLEGRGWKLAGVTSDTALAAYLVRPGQRSFALDDLSLRYLKRELRAENPEQQQLSLLDDNEGVDEQAVQAVLLRAAAVMDLADALDEELARIDSSSLLERMELPVQRVLAELESTGIAVDVDFLRGLQNEFGDYIRDAAEAAYAVIGKQINLGSPKQLQVVLFDELEMPKTKKTKTGYTTDADALQGLFDKTGHPFLQHLLAHRDATRLKVTVDGLLASTAADGRIHTTFNQTIAATGRLSSTEPNLQNIPIRTEAGRRIRDGFVVGEGYTELMTADYSQIEMRIMAHLSRDEGLIEAFNTGEDLHSFVASRAFDVPIDEVTPELRRRVKAMSYGLAYGLSAYGLSAQLKISTEEAKEQMDQYFDRFGGIRDYLRDVVDQARKDGYTSTVLGRRRYLPELDSSNRNVREAAERAALNAPIQGSAADIIKVAMINVDQAIKSAGLTSRMLLQVHDELLFEVSEGERGELEKLVREHMGNAYPLDVPLEVSVGFGRSWDAAAH; encoded by the coding sequence GTGAGCCCCGCGAAGACCGAGAGCACCGCCAAGAATCCGGCCGGCGACGCGTCGACCGATGGTCAGAAGCCGACCCTGATGCTGTTGGACGGCAACTCGCTGGCCTTCCGTGCTTTCTATGCGCTGCCCGCCGAGAACTTCAAGACCCAGGGCGGTCTGACCACCAATGCGGTCTACGGATTCACCGCGATGCTGATCAACCTGCTCCGCGACGAGCAACCCAGCCATATCGCCGCCGCGTTCGACGTCTCCCGGCAGACCTTCCGCAAGGAGAAGTACCCGGAGTACAAGGAGGGCCGCTCGGCCACTCCCGACGAGTTCCGCGGGCAGATCGACATCACCAAGGAGGTGCTCGGTGCGCTGGGCATCACCGTGCTGGCCGAGCCCGGATTCGAGGCCGACGACATCATCGCCACCTTGGCCACCCAGGCCGAGGACGCCGGGTACCGGGTGCTGGTCGTCACCGGAGACCGGGACTCACTGCAGTTGGTGAGTGACGATGTCACCATCCTGTACCCGGTGAAGGGCGTCAGTGAACTGACCCGGTTCACCCCGGAAGCGGTGGCGGCGAAGTACGGCCTCACTCCCGCGCAGTACCCGGATTTCGCCGCGCTGCGCGGCGATCCGAGTGACAACCTGCCGGGCATCCCGGGGGTGGGGGAGAAGACCGCGACCAAGTGGATCGTCGAGCACGGCTCCCTGCAGGGTCTGGTCGACAACGTGGACAAGGTCAAGGGCAAGGTCGGCGACGCGCTGCGCGCCAACCTGTCCTCGGTGGTGCTCAACCGGGAGCTCACCGAGCTGGTCAAGAACGTGCCACTGCCGCACACCCCGGACACCCTGCGGATGCTGCCCTGGGACCGCGATCAGATCCACCGGCTGTTCGACGACCTGGAGTTCCGGGTGCTGCGCGATCGGCTCTTCGACACGCTGGCCTCGGCGGACCCGGAGGTCGACCAGGGTTTCGACGTGCGGGGCGGGGCGTTGGCGCCCGGCGAGCTGGCGGCCTGGCTGGCCGAGCACAGCCTGGGCAACCGGTTCGGTGTCGCCGTGGTCGGTACGCACCTGGCCTTCGACAGTGATGCCACCGCGCTGGCGATCGTCGCCAACGACGGTGACGGGCGCTATATCGACACCGCGACGATCCATCCCGATGACGAAGCCGCCCTGGCGGCCTGGCTGGCCGACCCGGGCCCGCCGAAGGCGCTGCACGAGGCCAAGCTCGCCATGCACGACCTGGAGGGTCGCGGCTGGAAGCTGGCCGGCGTCACCTCCGATACCGCGCTGGCCGCCTACCTGGTGCGGCCGGGCCAGCGCAGCTTCGCACTCGATGACCTGTCGCTGCGCTATCTCAAGCGCGAGCTGCGCGCCGAAAACCCCGAGCAACAACAGCTTTCGCTGCTCGATGACAACGAGGGCGTGGACGAGCAGGCCGTGCAGGCAGTGCTGCTGCGGGCGGCAGCGGTGATGGACCTGGCCGATGCGCTCGACGAAGAGCTGGCCCGGATCGACTCTTCCTCGCTGCTGGAACGCATGGAGCTGCCGGTGCAGCGGGTGCTCGCCGAACTGGAGAGCACCGGGATCGCGGTCGACGTGGACTTCCTGCGCGGGCTGCAGAACGAGTTCGGCGACTACATCCGCGACGCGGCCGAGGCTGCCTACGCGGTGATCGGCAAGCAGATCAACCTCGGGTCGCCCAAGCAGCTGCAGGTCGTGCTGTTCGACGAGCTCGAGATGCCCAAGACGAAGAAGACCAAGACCGGCTACACCACCGATGCCGATGCGCTGCAGGGGCTTTTCGACAAGACCGGGCATCCGTTCCTGCAGCACCTGCTGGCCCATCGGGATGCCACCCGGCTCAAGGTCACCGTCGACGGACTGTTGGCATCGACGGCCGCAGACGGCCGAATTCACACCACGTTCAACCAGACCATCGCGGCCACCGGCCGGCTCTCGTCGACCGAGCCGAACCTGCAGAACATCCCGATCCGCACCGAGGCCGGCCGTCGGATCCGCGACGGGTTTGTCGTGGGCGAGGGTTACACCGAACTGATGACGGCCGATTACAGCCAGATCGAGATGCGCATCATGGCGCATCTGTCGCGGGACGAGGGCCTGATCGAGGCGTTCAACACCGGTGAGGATCTGCACTCGTTCGTCGCGTCACGGGCCTTCGACGTGCCGATCGATGAGGTCACCCCGGAGCTGCGCCGCCGGGTCAAGGCGATGTCCTACGGCCTGGCCTACGGGCTGAGCGCCTACGGTCTCTCGGCGCAGCTGAAGATCAGCACCGAAGAGGCCAAAGAACAGATGGACCAGTACTTCGACCGGTTCGGCGGCATCCGCGACTACCTGCGTGATGTGGTCGACCAGGCCCGCAAGGACGGTTACACCTCCACGGTGCTGGGCCGCCGCCGCTACCTGCCCGAACTGGACAGCAGCAACCGCAATGTCCGGGAGGCGGCCGAGCGGGCCGCGCTCAACGCCCCGATCCAGGGCAGCGCCGCCGACATCATCAAGGTGGCCATGATCAACGTCGACCAGGCCATCAAATCGGCCGGGCTGACATCCCGGATGCTGCTGCAGGTGCACGACGAGCTGCTGTTCGAGGTCTCAGAAGGGGAACGGGGGGAGCTCGAGAAGCTGGTGCGCGAACACATGGGCAACGCCTACCCGCTCGACGTGCCGCTGGAGGTTTCGGTCGGCTTCGGACGCAGCTGGGACGCCGCGGCGCACTAG